The segment TGTTAAATATTATGCCGAAAAGGACTAAAATAAGTACATTCAAGCTAAAATAAAGTCATGAAAAAATATATTTCAAGCTTATTTGTAGCATTAATGTTCTTAATTTCAAAGGCAGAAGCGCAAATTCCGAAAGAAGTTCCGCATCCGGACAATAATAAACCGTTAGATTTATCAAATCCTGCCGACATTATAATTTATATTATAATCCCTGTGGTTTTTATAATATTGTTCTTCGTTTGGCGCAGTAAGCGAAAAAAGAAGAATAAATAGTTAGTCGAATGTTAGTTGCTGAAATAACATGTATTTTACAACTTTAGTATATAAAATAAATTTTTATGAAAAAAAATCCACTAGGAAATACAATCTTAAA is part of the Marixanthomonas ophiurae genome and harbors:
- a CDS encoding adenylosuccinate synthetase codes for the protein MKKYISSLFVALMFLISKAEAQIPKEVPHPDNNKPLDLSNPADIIIYIIIPVVFIILFFVWRSKRKKKNK